The Filimonas effusa genome segment GAACGGAGCGTCGCCTTTACATTTGCCCAGGGAACCGAACGCTGGTATCCCCCCAAACACCCCGCACGAGCAACAAACAGGCAAATAATTTATCATTGCACCCAATTTATAGGCAACTGTGTTTAACTAAGAGCGTCGCTGGGCAATACCCAACCGTTGTATCAGTCCACAGTTGTTTCATTTTGGTTAGATCAACTTAAATAGAATGCCGGGAACAAAACCCAGTAAAGGCGTGAGGTGTCTGACCATTATTAAAACGATTGCATGAAAAAATTATTCGTCGGGATTGATGTCTCTAAGCTATGGTTGGACGTATCAACCGTTCACAATGACCAACCTAATCAGTACATCAGAGTAGATAACACCAAATCAGGGTTCCGAAGTTTATTGAACTGGCTCAAAAAGCAGGCAAAAGTAGAAAACTGGTTAATATGTCTGGAACATACGGGGATCTATGCGCAGCCGCTATGGCAATACCTGACGGAAAAGAGGATTCCTTTCTCCGTTGTTGCTGGTACTGTTATTAATGCAGGTATAGCTATAAAAAGAGGCAAAAGTGATAAGGTGGACTCGCTTGCGATAGCCAAATTTGCTAAAAGGTATGCTGACGAACTAAAACCGCACAGGTTACCAGCAGAGCTGTTAAAAAGGCTAAAAATGCTCTTTGCTTACAGGGATCGGTTGGTAAAGGCAAAGGTTTCGCTGGAGGTGCCTGCTACCGAAGCAGAGGGTTACTCTCCCAAAGACAGTAGCGAGATGCGGGAGGACTGTAAAGAGGTGGTAGAGTTTCTTCGTTTACGCATTAAGCGGCTTGAAAAGATGATTGTGGAGATTATTAAGAGTGATCCTGATACAACGAAATGCTATGATTTGATAATGACTGTGCCTGGAATAGGGATCGTTACAGCCTGTTATCTCCTTATTGTGACAGAATGTTTCAGCTTATTTAAAAGCAGCCGTCAATTGGCCTGCTATGGAGGTATAGCGCCATTTGAGCATACCAGCGGAAGTAGCATTCGCGGTAAAACGCGGGTATCGGCAAAAGCAGATAAAAAATTGAAGGCCCTTTTAAGTAGGGGTGTAAGCACTTTGCTCATACACCATTTACCAACGAAGGACTATTTTGAACGTAAGATAGCTGAGGGGAAGCATCAAAACCTCATTAGGAATAATCTCAAAAACAAGCTACTTCACACTGTATTTTCAGTCATTAGGCGTTCTGAACCATATGATCCATGTTATAGACTGGCTGTACATTGACTGCAACTATCTGTGCAGACTTGATATTTCTGGTAAGTAAGCTATATTTGCAGGCATGAAATGGTTGGTTTTCCTTTTTTCTTTATATGTACTGGTGTTATCCGGCATTCCTTGTAGTGCGGATGATGACTGTTGCATTGAAGAATCCAGGTCCTTAACCAGTTCTCAACATGAAAAAAGCAGCGATAGCGATCATAAACCTATGTCGCCTTGTTCGCCTTTTTTTGCTTGCGGCGCTTGTCATGGAATAACGCTGCCCGTACTTACAGTTATTTGTGCGCCCGAGTATGTACCTGTACTGGTAGAGAAAACATCTTTTTACCAGGAATACATCAAGTTTGATTTCCATTCTAATATCTGGCAACCTCCCAAAAGAGCCTAATACTTAATACTGCATTTGATTTCATTCTGCCTCTTTGTGGCAGTATTTTCCTGTTTTGTAATTTTTACTATTAAATGAAAAAAGTTTTAGGCTTAATACTAATGCTTTGCATAGGCGATCTGTGCATGGCCCAAAATAAATTGACAGTTGTTGTTAAAAATGCTGATTCTAAAGAGCTATTAGCGGGTGCCACTGCTCTTTTAGCGGGCACTAATAAAGGTGCTATAGCAGATAGTAATGGCGTCCTGACAATACCTAATGTCCCTGACGGCAAACAAGTGTTTACGTTCCGATTTACGGGCTTTGGAGAACACAATGAAACATTGACTTTCCCCCGCAATAACGATACATTAGTGATCCTGTTAGAGGCGGCTGGTGAAGAAATGGAAGAAGTGGTGATTTCCTCTACCAGAAGTGGAAGAACGATTCAAAACATTCCTACCCGTGTAGAATTGATAGACGGGGAAGAATTGGAAGAAAAAGGCAATATGAAACCAGGCGATATACGCATGATGCTGAATGAAAGTACCGGCATACAAACACAACAGGTTTCCGCTACTTCTGCCAATTCAAGTATTCGTATTCAGGGATTGGACGGTCGCTATACGCAATTGTTAAAAGACGGCTTTCCATTATATGCTGGTTTTTCAGGCGGTTTAGGGCTGCTGCAAACCCCGCCATTAGATTTAAAGCAAGTAGAAGTGATAAAAGGCGCTTCTTCCACGTTGTACGGTGGCGGGGCAATTGCAGGTTTAGTGAACCTGATTTCCAAAGTACCTACGAACGAAAGAGAATTGAAATTTCTTATCAACGGTACTTCCGCCGGTGGCCTGGATGTAAACGGGTTTTATGGGCAAAAGTTTAAGAAAGTAGGTGTCACTGTATTTGCTTCACGCAACACCAGTAAAGCCTATGATCCATCCAGCAGTGGGTTTACCGCCATTCCTAAAACTGAGCGTTATGTATTCAATCCAAAGCTCTTTGTTTATTTTAGCGATAGAACAAAGATGAACATTGGTGTTAATACTACGTTTGAAGAAAGAACGGGAGGCGACATTGAATATATCAAAGGTAACGGTAGTAGCTCTCATAGTTACTTTGAAAAGAATAAGAGCAACCGTTTTTCAACACAGTTTTCATTCGAGCACCAGCTTAATGAGCATAGTGGCCTGACGGTAAAAAATTCCGTAAACAATTTCAATAGAACGATCACGATACCCGACTATGTATTTGACGGAAAACAGTGGTCTTCTTATTCAGAAGTTGCCTATACAAATAACCTTGAGAAAATGGATTGGGTAGCAGGATTAAATGCCTATACCGATAACTTCAAGGAATATCCTAAAGATGGCTTTCCTAAAAGAAACTATGACCACAATACAATAGGCGGTTTTGTACAAAATACCTTGAAAGCCACAAGCTGGCTTCAAACAGAGTTGGGTTTAAGAAGCGACTATATTATAGATTACGGCTGGACTGTTTTACCACGGGTGTCTGCGCTATTTAAAATAACACCGAAGTTTACTTCCCGTTTAGGCGGCGGCTTGGGATATAAAACACCTACCGTGTTTACAGAAGAGACAGAACGCCTGCAATTCAGGACTGTGCTTCCGATCAGTCCCGATGTTAATAAGTTGGAAAGGTCATACGGAGCCAATTTTGATATGAATTACCGCACCACACTTTGGGAAGGGGTAAAACTAACTGCTAACCAGCTTTTCTTTTATACCCGCATTAATAATCCTTTATTATTGAGTAATACAGGGTTGAATCAGTACCAACTTATCAACTCAGATGGCTATGTGGATACGAAAGGATGGGAAACCAACGTGAAGCTGAGTTATGCCGACTTTAAGTTATTTGTTGGCTACACCTTCACCGATGCACAATTGAGCGAAGGCGGTGTAAAGAGGACGAACCCGCTTACAGCAAAACATCGTTTAAATAACGTGTTGATGTATGAGGTGGAAGATAAATGGAA includes the following:
- a CDS encoding IS110 family RNA-guided transposase, which encodes MKKLFVGIDVSKLWLDVSTVHNDQPNQYIRVDNTKSGFRSLLNWLKKQAKVENWLICLEHTGIYAQPLWQYLTEKRIPFSVVAGTVINAGIAIKRGKSDKVDSLAIAKFAKRYADELKPHRLPAELLKRLKMLFAYRDRLVKAKVSLEVPATEAEGYSPKDSSEMREDCKEVVEFLRLRIKRLEKMIVEIIKSDPDTTKCYDLIMTVPGIGIVTACYLLIVTECFSLFKSSRQLACYGGIAPFEHTSGSSIRGKTRVSAKADKKLKALLSRGVSTLLIHHLPTKDYFERKIAEGKHQNLIRNNLKNKLLHTVFSVIRRSEPYDPCYRLAVH
- a CDS encoding DUF6660 family protein, with product MKWLVFLFSLYVLVLSGIPCSADDDCCIEESRSLTSSQHEKSSDSDHKPMSPCSPFFACGACHGITLPVLTVICAPEYVPVLVEKTSFYQEYIKFDFHSNIWQPPKRA
- a CDS encoding TonB-dependent receptor, coding for MKKVLGLILMLCIGDLCMAQNKLTVVVKNADSKELLAGATALLAGTNKGAIADSNGVLTIPNVPDGKQVFTFRFTGFGEHNETLTFPRNNDTLVILLEAAGEEMEEVVISSTRSGRTIQNIPTRVELIDGEELEEKGNMKPGDIRMMLNESTGIQTQQVSATSANSSIRIQGLDGRYTQLLKDGFPLYAGFSGGLGLLQTPPLDLKQVEVIKGASSTLYGGGAIAGLVNLISKVPTNERELKFLINGTSAGGLDVNGFYGQKFKKVGVTVFASRNTSKAYDPSSSGFTAIPKTERYVFNPKLFVYFSDRTKMNIGVNTTFEERTGGDIEYIKGNGSSSHSYFEKNKSNRFSTQFSFEHQLNEHSGLTVKNSVNNFNRTITIPDYVFDGKQWSSYSEVAYTNNLEKMDWVAGLNAYTDNFKEYPKDGFPKRNYDHNTIGGFVQNTLKATSWLQTELGLRSDYIIDYGWTVLPRVSALFKITPKFTSRLGGGLGYKTPTVFTEETERLQFRTVLPISPDVNKLERSYGANFDMNYRTTLWEGVKLTANQLFFYTRINNPLLLSNTGLNQYQLINSDGYVDTKGWETNVKLSYADFKLFVGYTFTDAQLSEGGVKRTNPLTAKHRLNNVLMYEVEDKWKVGLEAYYYSKQSLNDGTTGMAFWTCGFMAEKLWEKWSLFVNFENVTDTRQTKFGNIYSGSVTNPVFRDIYAPLDGFVVNGGVKISL